From the Paraflavitalea soli genome, the window CGCCCACATCGATGAAGGCTTTGTCAAACCAGTCGCCCCATACCGAATTGTACAGGATGCCCGTGGCCCCATTCACTTCCGTGGCATTGTTGTAATAATTGTCCAGGGTTGGACTGGTCTCTGAAGGATGATCCAGGAATGTTTTCTTGCAGGAGCTGGCAACACATCCGGCAGCCAGCAATGATATAATGATCTTCAATTTCATGGTAATTAGCTTTAAATGGCCTTAGAATTCAATGTTTGCACCTACCGTGATCGTTCGGGGATTGGGATAGTGCCCGTCATCGATGTTCATACGCGTTACATTGTTGTTGAGCGAACCCAGGTCAGGATCATACCCTGAATAACCCGTGAAGGTGTAAATATTCTGGGCCGATACATACAAGCGGGCATTCGTGAGCTTCACTTTGCCGATCAGGTTCTTCGGCAGGTTATAACCCAGCGTAAGCGTTTGTATCCGCAGGAAGGAGCCATCTTCCACAAAACGGTCCGATATACGGAAGTTGTTGTTGTGCCAGGGATTGAAGCGGGGTAAACTACCATTGGTATTGGTAGGGGTATACCTTTCCAGCACGTCTTTCGACTGGTTGTTGTAGGCATTTGTCAGCCCTTCCGTTTGCCGGCGTACGATATTGAATATTTTAGCGCCTACACTGCCATAGAGGAATACGCCCAGGTCGAAATTCTTATAGTTGACCGTGTTGTTGAATCCGAAAGTGAACTTGGGGTTGGGGTTACCAATGAATTCCACATCCTTGTCATCGATCACTTTATTGCCGTCGAGGTCTTTGAACATGACATCACCCAGCCAATAGGTCTTCATGCCTACAGGCAGGCCCCAGTTGGTGCCACTATTGAGCTGGTCCATCGACCTGAACAGCCCGTTTGTTACATAACCATAGAAAGAGCCTACCGGCAATCCTTGTTTGGTAAGCGTCACTACCGGATCGTTGCCGGAATAATCTGTTTTCACCCGGCCCGTAATGGCCGCATCGGGTGTATTGAGGCGATTGAGGATATTCTTGTAATGACTAAAGGTGACCGTTGTCTTCCAGGTAAGGTCCTTTGTCTGTACGTTGTACGTGGTCAGCGAGATATCGATACCTGTGTTCGTCATCTCCCCATCGTTGGCAATGGGTGTCCAGATATCGTTCCAGTTATTGCTATTCGTTTGTTCACCCAGGCCTGAGAAATCACCCAGCTGCGTAGCCAGCAACATGTCTGTCGTCACCTTTTTGTACACGTCTACACTCAGGTCTACCCTCCTGTTGAACAAGGTGGCATCCACACCGGCATTGTACGTGATCACCGATTCCCAGCCCAGGTCCGGATTACCCACGTTGCGGGGAATACCGCCCGGACCAAAGGGTCCTTCTGTGAGCAGGCGGATATTGGTCGTATAAGAATTGGCAGCTACATTCTGGTTGCCCACCGCGCCCGCACCGGCCCTGAACTTGAGGTAATTGAGCCATTTGATGTTTTGCATAAATGCCTCATTGCTGGCCGTCCAGGATACAGAGGCTGCCGGGAAATAACCTACACGGTTGTTCTCACCAAAAGCAGAAGAAGCATCCCGACGCACCGAAGCACTCAGCGAATACTTTTCATCATACGTATAGTTCAACCGGGCAAAATAAGATTCCATGCTCCACTCCCCGGCTCCGGCGCCGATCTGTTCACCCGACCCATTGCCACCGGCGCCAGCTGCCAGCGAAGGCAGGTTGAGCGTGAGGTTGGTCCTGTAAGCCTGTATATTGTCCCAGCGCGAATACTGCGCTTCATGACCCCCTGTAGCATTCACCGCATGCTTGCCAAAGCTGTTATTGTACGTGAGGTAACTCTTAACGGCCCAGTAATAACTATTACCTCTTTCTTCCCGCAGGTGACTGGGGCTAAGAATGATCTCCCTCGATGCTTCATTCTGCACAAAAGGCTGGTAAGCCTTGCTGCTGCTGAGGTTGAAATCATAGTTTACCTCATTGCGGAAAGTAAGCCCTTTCAGTATCGTCAGGTCCGCATAGAGACTACCGAAAGCCTTGGATTGAATTGTGCGCACATCCCGCAGTTCTGCCAGCGCTACCGGGTTGCGCGGGTTACCGAAGGTGATGCCACCGATCGATGTAGTAGTGGCATAACTGCCATCGAAGGTCCTGATCGGCGCTGCCGGACTGTTGTACAATACTACACCCGTTACCGCATCAAATCCATCTGTGAGCGCTATCTTCTGGTTGCTGCGCGAGAGGTTGGCGCTTACCCCTGCCCGCAGCCAGGTCTTCACCTGCTGATCGAGGTTGAAGCGGAGCGAATAGCGGTTGAATTCAGAACCGATGATGATACCCGTTTGGTTATAATAGTTGCCCGAGAAATAGTAATTCGTTTTGCCTTGCCCACCGGAGAAAGACAATTGGTGGTTCTGGATCAGCCCCGTACGGAAAATGGCATCCTGCCAGTCCGTTCCTTCACCCAGTAAAGCGGGATTCTTAAACTCACCCGTGCTGTCCATACCATCACCGGCGGCCCTTACTTCATTGACCAGCGAGTTGAGGTAACCGCCATATTCCTGCAGGTTCATGATCGGCAGTTTTTTGGGGATCGACTGCCAGCCGAAATAAGTATCATAAGCTATCTTGCCTTCGCCCGCCTTGCCTCTTTTCGTATTGATCAATACCACGCCATTGGCAGCGCGGGAACCATAGATCGCCTGTGCCGAAGCATCTTTGAGGATATCGATAGAAGCGATATCAGAGGGGTTCAGGCTGGCCAGCACACTTTGTCCCGTTTGGCCCGATCCGCCGCCCAGTACATTCTGCTCCAGGCTATTGATCGTACCGCCCATGGGTACACCATCTATTACATATAGCGGATCGTTGCCATTGACACTGGTAATACCGCGCACCCTTACCGATACGCCGCCGCCGGGTTGTCCGCCATTGCTGGAGACCGTTACCCCGGCTACCTTACCCTGGATGGCCTGGTCGGCCCCGGCCACCGGTATATTCTTCAGGTCACGTTCAGTAACAGACGAGATCGAAGAGGTTACATTGGCACGCTTGGCTGTACCATAACCTATGACCACCACTTCATTCAACCGCGTGTCGGCCACTGTGAGCGTGGCCAGTACCGAGGTCTTACCGTCGATGGATATTTCCTGGGCATCCATGCCCACATAGGAAACCACCAGTGTTTTTGTATTGGGGGGAACAGCTATTTTAAAGGCGCCATTGGCATCTGTGGTAGCTGTGATCTTCTCTCCTTTTACCCGTATAGTGGCATTACTAAGCGGAGCGCCATTTTGATCGGAGATAATGCCTGTCACCGTTTTTTGTTGACCAAAGGCGATGGAGAAGGAGGATATGCATAATAGTACACCTAGCAGTATCCTGGGGAATACTTTATTTCTCATATAGCAAGAATGTTTGACCCAAAACTATCCCCCCAATTACTTCAGTACAAGTACTTTTTTGACCAATACTTGTATTTTTTAGTATAAAATATCACCACAACACATTATTGAAACAATTAAAATAAGCCACCACACTGCATTTCATCAAATATTCAAACAAATCAAGGAACTGATACTTTATTTACAGTTGTTTATATAATTTTGATATATTACAAGCACATATTCTCTCCATTATGAACAAGGCGGCAAAGAATGATATCCTCCGGGAGATCACTCCCCTCACCCAAAGTGATTGCTTTACCCTGTTTTCCAGGGTAAAGACCGAGTTTGACTTTCCCCTGCATTACCATGAGGAATTTGAACTGAACTTCATTCAGCATGCAAAGCACGCACAGCGGATGATTGGTGATCACATAGAAGAGATAGATGATATTGAGTTGGTATTGGTGGGACCTAATCTGCAGCATGCCTGGTTTACCCATAAGTGTAAGGGAAAAGAGATCCGGGAGATCACCATACAATTTCACAAGGACCTGTTTGATGACAAACTCCTTCGCCGCAACCAGCTGAATTTTATCCGTACCATGTTTGAGCGTTCTGTGCGGGGGATTTTATTCTCCCGCGAAACCGCCCAGCAGGTAGCGCCGCGCATCATCGAGCTCAACCGCAAGCATGGTTTTGATTCTGTGCTGGAACTCATGTCTATCCTGCACGACTTGTCTACCTCCCGCAATATGCGCACCCTCTCTGATTCGTCTTTCAATACCACTGAACCTTTCAGTTATAACAGCCGGCGTATCGAAAAGACCTTTGAGTACATGAACCAGAATTTTGACAAGCCCATTACCCTGGGCGAAGTGGCCAGGCTGGCCAATATGTCGGAGGTAGCTTTCAGCCGCTTTTTCAAACAGCGTACCGGCAATACCTTTATTGACAGCTTAACAGAGATAAGACTGGGCCATGCTTCCCGTATGCTGATCGATACCACCCAGTCCGTAGCTGAGATCGCCTACCATTGCGGGTTCAACAATATCTCCAACTTCAACCGTATTTTCAGGAAAAAGAAAGGCTGTACCCCCAGGGATTTCAGGGAAAGCTTTTCGGGCAGACGCATTTTTATTTAGAAAGCTGCGAGCTTTGAGCTACGAGCTGCGAGCAATGCAAGGGAACCCACTACAGGAATGCAGGAAAACAAAAAGCCCCACGCTTGGAAGCGCAGGGCATGCATATACATATTGAGATGACCCAATCTCAACTATAACTTTACATTTTTCAAACGCTTCTGGATGCTTTGCCACCCACTATCGAAGCAAAGGTGTATTCTTCTGGATTCTGTATTCTACATTCTATATTCTCTCCCTACAGTTCGAATATCAGTTGTTCATCCCTATTCTCTACCGGTATCTTCCGTAGAAAATTATCATATCCTTCTTCATTATCATGGCTGCTGGCAGCACCGTAGGAATCAAGGCTATAGCCTATCAGTCCGTCGTGGGCTTCTATCACATACAGTACAGAGGAGTCATCGGGATTGGATTCTCCTTCAAAGCGGTATGTTTTAATGATCTTCAGGTCTTCCGGTTGGTAATTCTTTCCCCTTCCGGCTGTAAATCCTTCCGGCGTCCAGCGGAACTCATTGTCCTTCTTTTGCAGCCGCAACTTTTCCAGCACCTGTACTAAAGTGGTCATTTGTTCTGATCTGTTCATGGCGGTGTTTTGAGGTATAATTTCAAAAGGTGTGCCATGGGAAGGCAACAAGGCAACGAGGCACCGAGGCAATAACTGGCGCGCTTTGTCCCAAATTAGCTGGCGCAAGGATGCAGGGCACGAGTGCGGCGGGGTACATGTGCCCGAAATGAATGCAGGGACTGTATAAATAAATCCCCGTTTTGGGCAATTAGCTTCTTGTCATTTTGAATCTCCCTTTTTTGTCATCCAGAACCCTTTTGCCATCCCGAACGAAGCTTCCTTTTTTGTCATCTCGAACGTAGCGGATCTCTCACTACGCTGAATCATACGGTACCATGTTGTTCTTGCTTGTATACCAGGATTGGAATATAGCTCATAAATTTCATAATCTGTAAATCCGCCCAATTAATGGAGCTTGGCTTCCTTGCAACCGACGTCTCAGTAAACAGGACTACGATTTTATTTGTACATTTACTATCAAATTACATGTATGTCTGATTACAAGTTTGATAGAACTGCATTCAGAATGATGACTTTTAAAGAAGCAGATACAGCCAATGTGTTTGACAAGAGCATCCCATATGCTGAACGTTTACGTCAGGCATACTTTCTTATTGCACAGGCTTATGGCTTTTCAATGACCGATCAGCCTAAATTAGATAGAAGTTATTTTTCCAGTCGGAAACAAAACAATTAATGGGTAATATTTTCAATGACGACTTTAGGGATTTTATCCAGGCCATGAATAACCACAATGTGGAATATATTCTTGTTGGTGGTTATGCTGTAATTCTGCATGGTTATAGGAGAGTTACCGGAGATATGGACATATGGGTTAAGAGGACTAAAGAAAACTATTCAAAGCTTACCCGTGCATTTGCTGAATTTCGCCTTCCAGTTTTCGATATGACCGAGCAAAAGTTTTTGGATGCAGCGACAACCGATGTATTTTCTTATGGCAGGCCTCCAGTAAGTATTGATATAATTACCGAACTCAAAGGGGTACAATTTGATGAGGCTTTTTCTCAAGCTCAGATCTTCAACGAAAACGAATTAATGATTCGATTTCTACATTTTAACAATCTGATCCAGGCAAAAAAAGCAGCAGGGCGCCATAAGGACCTAGATGATATTGAGAAATTAACTTCAGGAGAATAATTCCCAACCAATTTGCTCTTGGTTTATACGAGAACCAATTAACACACAAAGCTATAACTGCATTCCTACACCTTCCATATCACCCTGTACGACCTCGCCTTTGTAGGGGCCATCTTTGTAGGGCTCACTTTTGCCCTCCTTTTATGGTTCACCAGGTCCGTTAACCGCAGCGCCAACCGGTTTCTTGCCCTGGCCCTGGTTACCATGGTGCTGTGGATGATGCGGGTGTTGGCTAGTAATGTACAGCTGCACAGCTACCTGCCCCACTGGGACCGTTTACCAATGCAATTTTTGCTGGCCCTGGGTCCACTGATCTATTTTTATGTACTTAAAATTACACACCGGCAGTATCAGTTTGGGTGGAGGGATCTATTGCATTTCAGCCCCCTGCTGCTGGAACAGGGAGCGCTGGCGCTGGCGCCTACCTATGTTACGCAGGTCTTTCAACAACTGAACCCGGTAGTACAGGTACTGGTATTTATTTCGATGATCATCTACCTGTACCAGTGCAACCGGCTCATACAGGGTTTTTACCGGCAGCTGCAGCCCGTTTTGATGGACAGGCCCCTGGTCGAATTCCGGTGGCTGCGCCGCCTGCTGGCAGCAACCGCTTTGTTATGGTGCTTGTGGATAGCCTGTGCCGCCGCCGGGCATTTTATATATCGTGGCCAATCCGGCCTGCAGGTTTATTACCCTTTCTATATCCTTTTTGCTGTAATGATGATATGGACGGCAGCGGCTGCCTTCCTGAAGCCACAAGCGGGCGTCATGACCCAAGCGCCTGCACCCGGTAAGCCGCCCATACCTGCTGAGGTGAGGGCAAAAGCTGCCTGGCTGAAGAAGGCCATGGAAACCAACCGGTATTACGAGGAACCGGAATTAACCCTCCCCCTGCTGGCTGAAAAACTCCGGCTGCCTCCCCACGAATTGTCACGGGTCATCAATACCGTGTTTAAAAAAAGCTTCAACGATTTCGTCAATGAATACCGCGTCCGCGATGTGGTATCCAAAATGCAGGACCCGGCTTTCGATAAGATGACCCTGCTGGGGATCGCTTATGATGCCGGGTTCAACTCAAAATCTACCTTTAACCGTGCTTTCAAACAAATAACCGGAAAAACCCCTGCCGAATGGAAGCATGACCTGGAAAATAAGGGGTCATCTTATCATTTGACACCCTCGTCACGTACGGCCGCGGTAATTTCAAGCCATCCATCCACACCTGCGTGGGCTGGTATGAAATTAAACCGCCAATACATGTTTAAAAATTATTTCAAGACTTCCTGGCGCAGCCTCCTCCGCCATAAAATGTATAGCCTCATCAACGTGCTGGGCCTGGCCCTGGGTATTTGTGTCTGCCTGGTTATTTACCTGATCACCCGGTACGAATATAGTTTTGATACCTTTCACCAGGACCGTGACCGTATCTTTTGTGTGGATGCCGAAATGCATGGGCGTCATTTGAATAGCATACCTGGCCCTATGCCGGCCGCCATGCGCCAGGAAATGACCGGTTTTGAAACCATGGCTGCCTTTCAAACCTATACCGCCAGCGTAACGATACCAGGGGGCCAACAGGGAGATGCCCTGCACTTCACCGACGACGGCAGCCTCGCTATTGCGGAGCCCCAATACTTCGACATCTTTCGTTACCAGTGGTTGAGTGGAAATCCCAGGACTGCCCTGATGATGCCCAACTCGGTGGTGCTTACCGCGGAAAAGGCCCAACAATACTTTGGCGATGCCAGCCCGGACAGGATCATCGGCCGGACCATTTATTACCAGGATTCGCTGATGGTCACCGTGACAGGTATCGTCGCCAATTGGACAGGCAACAGTGATTTTAATTATAGCCAATGGCTCTCCTATGCTACCATCCCGGTTAGTTTTCTTCAGCAGGAAATAAAGCTAGAGAACTGGAACACGATGAATCGTTCCAGCCAGATCATGATCAAACTGGCTAAGGACGTCAGGCCCTCACAGATCGATACGCAATTCACTGCCTTTGCCAAACGGCACTACGGTTCACAACCGGCATTTGCTGCCCGTTTGAAACCACTATCAGGCATCCATTTTCACCGGGAATATGGTGGCGAAGGCAGAAAGGCCAGCTTGCCGGTGCTGTACACATTAATAGCCGTGGCAGGGTTTATCCTGCTGCTTGCCATTGTCAACTTTGTCAACTTGTCTACCGCGCAATCCATGCAAAGAGCCAGAGAGATCGGCGTCCGGAAGGTGCTGGGTGGCAGCAGGCGGGCCATCGCGGTGCAGTTTTTTACTGAAACCCTGGTGTTGACGGTAGCAGCTGTGGGGCTTGCGGCCCTGATGGTAAATCCCGTGTTTGGTTTGTTCGCTGATCTGATCCCGACCGGCGTTCGATTCCGGCTGGATGGTGCTACGTTGTTATTCTTTTTGGTGGTAACTGCAGTGACCACCTTCCTGGCGGGGTTTTATCCGGCCAAGGTGCTGGGCAACTATCAGCCCACGGTGACCCTCAAAGGGATCGCTACGGCGCCAGGCGGCGGAAAAGGGACGCTGCGCAAAGGACTTATCGTTTTCCAATTTACCATATCGCTGTTGTTTATCATAGCATCTGTCGTCATTGGTGCGCAGCTGCAGTACGTGCTACGTGCAGACCTGGGTTTCAAGACAGATGCGATCCTCACCATCAGCAGCCCGCTTGTTAACAGAGGAGGTGGGATCAGTTTCCAGTCGGACAAGGCCCGGACCCCGCCACCGGCTTCCGAAGTGACGGGTAAACTGGCGGTACTGACGAATAAGATCCGGCAACTGGCCGGCGTAGAACAAGTGATCAGAGAAGGAAGGCCACCGATGGGACGGATGCATTGGGGATTCGGCGGTGGCGCACTGAAAGGCAGCGATGAGCGATCATTCGACGTATCGCTTCATCATGGAGACGAAAATTACCTTCCTTTTTATGGGATGAAGCTGGTGGCGGGGCGAAACATGCTTCCCGGCGACAGTACCAGGGAATTGCTGATCAGTGAGACTTGCGCCCGTGCATTGGGTTTTGCCGATGTGAGCAAGGCCGTCGGCCAGGCGGTGATCGTTGGCCCTGGTGAGGACTATCCCGTAGCCGGGGTGGTGGCCGATTTTTATGAGAGCGATTTTCACCTGGTTACCTGGCCGGTCATCATCAAACACGATCCCGCGCAGGAAAAAACCATTGCGGTCAGGATCGCTGCGAAGGGCATGAGCGCTGGTGAGATGAAGACCCTCATCGGCCGTATAGAGAAGGATTGGAAGACCATCTTCCCCGACTCGCCGTTTGACTATTCCTTCCTGGACGAGAGCATTGCAACTATGTATGCAGACGATCTCCGGACAAGGTTGTTGACCAATGTGGCGATGGGGATCACCGTTTTTATTTCTTGTTTGGGCCTGCTGGGTCTGGCCATTTTTTCTACGCAAAGAAGGACCAGGGAGATCGGCATCCGGAAGGTATTGGGCGCCACTGTGCCGGGCATTATGGTCATGCTTTGTAAAGAGATCGTTGTGTTGATCCTGATTGCCTTGCTGATCGCCAGTCCACTGGCCTGGTACTTCATGCACGACTGGCTGCAAAGCTTTGCCTACCGGACGCCGCTTAGCAGTTGGATGTTTATTGCAGCAGGAGCGGCAGCCATTGGAATAGCGCTGCTTACCGTCGGTTTTCAGGCGATGCGGGCAGCCATGGCCAATCCCGTCAGATCGTTGCGTACCGAATGACCCCTCACTCCTTAACCACCTCCACCCGCGCAGTACCAACGCTACCGACGTTTTCCGCCAAAAGTTGCTGAAAATTTGACAAGGATACTGTTTGCCAATGTCATTTTTTCAATTAAAAATGACAGGAAATAAGTAGCTGCCCGACTAAAACATTTGGCATATCACTTGTTGGCAAAAAATAAAAAGGAGGTGCTATGAGATCAATGATAAAGCAATGGTATACCCGTGCATGGGCGCCTTTGAAAAAATGGACCGGCGTCTTGCTTCAATACATCCGCAAAAACGATGACAACGATGACCAGTTTAATCATCCCTACATTATCTTTTGATCCTTGATTTTTTAACCAATAAAAGGAGAATAATATGCCTGATAGCAACAAAAAGAGACCGGCTCCTTCTAAACCGGTCTCTATTCATACCATTATGCCAAAGCAGGCCTATTGTTTTACGAATCTCGCCACCTGCTTATTCCCATGTTCATCCACATATTGAAGGAAGTAAATCCCGGCTGGATGACGTGCAATACTGATATCGATGATGTTGCTGCCAGTATTGAAAGGCACCAGTTGCCGGTGTACTACCCTGCCCACAGCATCCACGATCAGCATATTGGCGCGATACGCCTTTTCAGCCCGTATCAAAGTAGTGATGGTCTGGCTGGCAGGGTTGGTGACGTATACCAATCCACTGCGTAACCGTTCTCCTGTTACCACCTTGATCATCTTTGAATAGGAATACCGGCCATTGATGTCCACTTGTTTAATTCTGTACCATGCTTCAGAATAGGGCACATTCTTATGCACGAAAGTATAGTGCTGTTCAAACAGGGAGTTATTAGCACCTGGTACGCGCCCTATTTCGGTGAAATCCCTGCCATTGACGGAGACTTCCACGGCAAAGTATTCGTTATTGGTTTCATTAGCGGTAACCCAGGCTATTTCATTATCACGACCTATGTTCTTGCCGCTTACATTCAACCACGTTACAGGAAGTGCATCGAGCGCACTCACGGCAAAGGGGCTGAAACTGGTAAATCCTCCTCTACTCACGGAATAAGGATCGGAACCCGTTGCAGCAATACTGGCAGGACCATAATCCCAGGAACCTCCCATATAATGTGCAAGACGGCTGGCGCTACGCATAAAGCCGGGCAACTCCAGCACACCCGGCCATTGCAGCGTTACAGTAGCCACTGAGCCTCCCGGCACGGCTTCATTGATGATCCAGGTAGCGTCCACTGCGCCAGTGTTTACAACAGGGCCTGTATCACCATCAAAGTAAGCGTTATCCAACACGCGCACAGAGATATTATCGGCTACCGATCCTGCAGTAAGGGCTACCGTGGCAGGAATGTATTGTGCAGCAGTACCCACGGGAAATGCCTTGCTGCCGCCATTCGTTACTGGTTGTATAAGCGTACCTGCACCATCGGCCACTATATAATTGGTAGCCGTGGCGCCCGTTATGGTGGCTGTGTTACCAAGGGTAAGGTGGTTGGTGGTGAGGTATAACTTACCGGCTGTAAAACCAAGTGCAGTATTCACTGCCACATTTCCGCCCAGCACTGCCGGGCCGCTGGTTTTATTGATCGTCAGTGTACTGAATGGG encodes:
- a CDS encoding helix-turn-helix domain-containing protein, whose product is MNKAAKNDILREITPLTQSDCFTLFSRVKTEFDFPLHYHEEFELNFIQHAKHAQRMIGDHIEEIDDIELVLVGPNLQHAWFTHKCKGKEIREITIQFHKDLFDDKLLRRNQLNFIRTMFERSVRGILFSRETAQQVAPRIIELNRKHGFDSVLELMSILHDLSTSRNMRTLSDSSFNTTEPFSYNSRRIEKTFEYMNQNFDKPITLGEVARLANMSEVAFSRFFKQRTGNTFIDSLTEIRLGHASRMLIDTTQSVAEIAYHCGFNNISNFNRIFRKKKGCTPRDFRESFSGRRIFI
- a CDS encoding ABC transporter permease, whose protein sequence is MQFLLALGPLIYFYVLKITHRQYQFGWRDLLHFSPLLLEQGALALAPTYVTQVFQQLNPVVQVLVFISMIIYLYQCNRLIQGFYRQLQPVLMDRPLVEFRWLRRLLAATALLWCLWIACAAAGHFIYRGQSGLQVYYPFYILFAVMMIWTAAAAFLKPQAGVMTQAPAPGKPPIPAEVRAKAAWLKKAMETNRYYEEPELTLPLLAEKLRLPPHELSRVINTVFKKSFNDFVNEYRVRDVVSKMQDPAFDKMTLLGIAYDAGFNSKSTFNRAFKQITGKTPAEWKHDLENKGSSYHLTPSSRTAAVISSHPSTPAWAGMKLNRQYMFKNYFKTSWRSLLRHKMYSLINVLGLALGICVCLVIYLITRYEYSFDTFHQDRDRIFCVDAEMHGRHLNSIPGPMPAAMRQEMTGFETMAAFQTYTASVTIPGGQQGDALHFTDDGSLAIAEPQYFDIFRYQWLSGNPRTALMMPNSVVLTAEKAQQYFGDASPDRIIGRTIYYQDSLMVTVTGIVANWTGNSDFNYSQWLSYATIPVSFLQQEIKLENWNTMNRSSQIMIKLAKDVRPSQIDTQFTAFAKRHYGSQPAFAARLKPLSGIHFHREYGGEGRKASLPVLYTLIAVAGFILLLAIVNFVNLSTAQSMQRAREIGVRKVLGGSRRAIAVQFFTETLVLTVAAVGLAALMVNPVFGLFADLIPTGVRFRLDGATLLFFLVVTAVTTFLAGFYPAKVLGNYQPTVTLKGIATAPGGGKGTLRKGLIVFQFTISLLFIIASVVIGAQLQYVLRADLGFKTDAILTISSPLVNRGGGISFQSDKARTPPPASEVTGKLAVLTNKIRQLAGVEQVIREGRPPMGRMHWGFGGGALKGSDERSFDVSLHHGDENYLPFYGMKLVAGRNMLPGDSTRELLISETCARALGFADVSKAVGQAVIVGPGEDYPVAGVVADFYESDFHLVTWPVIIKHDPAQEKTIAVRIAAKGMSAGEMKTLIGRIEKDWKTIFPDSPFDYSFLDESIATMYADDLRTRLLTNVAMGITVFISCLGLLGLAIFSTQRRTREIGIRKVLGATVPGIMVMLCKEIVVLILIALLIASPLAWYFMHDWLQSFAYRTPLSSWMFIAAGAAAIGIALLTVGFQAMRAAMANPVRSLRTE
- a CDS encoding SusC/RagA family TonB-linked outer membrane protein → MRNKVFPRILLGVLLCISSFSIAFGQQKTVTGIISDQNGAPLSNATIRVKGEKITATTDANGAFKIAVPPNTKTLVVSYVGMDAQEISIDGKTSVLATLTVADTRLNEVVVIGYGTAKRANVTSSISSVTERDLKNIPVAGADQAIQGKVAGVTVSSNGGQPGGGVSVRVRGITSVNGNDPLYVIDGVPMGGTINSLEQNVLGGGSGQTGQSVLASLNPSDIASIDILKDASAQAIYGSRAANGVVLINTKRGKAGEGKIAYDTYFGWQSIPKKLPIMNLQEYGGYLNSLVNEVRAAGDGMDSTGEFKNPALLGEGTDWQDAIFRTGLIQNHQLSFSGGQGKTNYYFSGNYYNQTGIIIGSEFNRYSLRFNLDQQVKTWLRAGVSANLSRSNQKIALTDGFDAVTGVVLYNSPAAPIRTFDGSYATTTSIGGITFGNPRNPVALAELRDVRTIQSKAFGSLYADLTILKGLTFRNEVNYDFNLSSSKAYQPFVQNEASREIILSPSHLREERGNSYYWAVKSYLTYNNSFGKHAVNATGGHEAQYSRWDNIQAYRTNLTLNLPSLAAGAGGNGSGEQIGAGAGEWSMESYFARLNYTYDEKYSLSASVRRDASSAFGENNRVGYFPAASVSWTASNEAFMQNIKWLNYLKFRAGAGAVGNQNVAANSYTTNIRLLTEGPFGPGGIPRNVGNPDLGWESVITYNAGVDATLFNRRVDLSVDVYKKVTTDMLLATQLGDFSGLGEQTNSNNWNDIWTPIANDGEMTNTGIDISLTTYNVQTKDLTWKTTVTFSHYKNILNRLNTPDAAITGRVKTDYSGNDPVVTLTKQGLPVGSFYGYVTNGLFRSMDQLNSGTNWGLPVGMKTYWLGDVMFKDLDGNKVIDDKDVEFIGNPNPKFTFGFNNTVNYKNFDLGVFLYGSVGAKIFNIVRRQTEGLTNAYNNQSKDVLERYTPTNTNGSLPRFNPWHNNNFRISDRFVEDGSFLRIQTLTLGYNLPKNLIGKVKLTNARLYVSAQNIYTFTGYSGYDPDLGSLNNNVTRMNIDDGHYPNPRTITVGANIEF